A single window of Chitinophaga sp. XS-30 DNA harbors:
- the leuS gene encoding leucine--tRNA ligase, translating into MEYNFRQIERKWQQRWTASGAYQVSNNSSKPKCYVLDMFPYPSGAGLHVGHPLGYIASDIYARYKRLKGFNVLHPMGYDAFGLPAEQYALETGQHPAVTTEENIKAFRRQLDNIGFCYDWDREFRTSDPAYYKWTQHIFLQLFNSWYNRHAGKAERIEVLVRIFEQDGNHHHECPGDRSIRFSADSWNEFSYEEQQRILMEYRLGYLAYAEVNWCPALGTVLANDEVINGVSERGGHPVIKKKMRQWFLRITEYADRLLQGLEKVQFSEAMKDMQRNWIGKSQGAEIKFNIAGSMESIVVYTTRPDTIFGVDFMVLAPEHELVDGITTNEQSDAVTAYKEYVQSRSERERMAEVKQITGCFTGAYAVNPFDGRKIPVWISEYVLAGYGTGAIMAVPCGDQRDFSFANHFSIPITNILGEAFNGSEANPTKEGKLFNSDFITGMEMKDASEAVLSRIEGLGIGKRQINYRMRDAGFSRQRYWGEPFPILYRNGVPEAMKESDLPLELPHVEHYQQGEDGEGPLANITDWVNLPAENGTSLRRETNTMPGYAGSSWYFLRYMDPHNGKTFCDRSISDYWGQVDLYIGGTEHAVGHLLYSRMWTKVLFDLGYIGFDEPYKKLVNQGMITGSSRLVYRVRGTSQFVSAGLRDQYETDELHVDVNIVDGLELDTEAFKKWRTDFANAQFILEDGKYICGTLVEKMSKRLFNTVNPDVLVEKYGADTFRMYEMFLGPVEQSKPWETKGIEGVHRFLKKLWRLFMDEQKGLIVTTEAPSPDELKALHKAIRKIDDDSERLSFNTAVSGFMVCVNELTDLKCHKKAILEQLLVLLTPFAPHVSEELWETIGNKGSILDAAFPVFEEKYVTESTKEYPVSVNGKLRTTINISLDASAEEAEKIALSNEVIRKWLDGKAPKKVIFVKGKMINVVI; encoded by the coding sequence ATGGAATATAATTTCAGGCAGATAGAACGGAAATGGCAGCAACGATGGACGGCATCCGGAGCATACCAGGTGAGCAACAACAGCAGCAAACCCAAATGTTATGTGCTGGATATGTTCCCCTATCCTTCCGGCGCCGGATTGCATGTAGGCCACCCGCTGGGATACATTGCATCGGACATCTACGCCCGGTACAAACGCCTCAAAGGTTTTAATGTGCTGCATCCCATGGGCTACGATGCCTTTGGCCTGCCGGCAGAGCAATATGCCCTGGAAACCGGGCAACACCCCGCCGTTACCACGGAGGAGAACATCAAAGCATTCCGCCGCCAGCTGGATAATATCGGGTTCTGTTACGACTGGGACCGCGAATTCCGTACCAGCGACCCTGCCTATTATAAATGGACGCAACACATCTTCCTGCAGCTGTTCAACAGCTGGTATAACCGCCATGCCGGTAAAGCCGAGCGCATTGAAGTACTGGTACGCATCTTTGAGCAGGACGGCAACCACCACCACGAATGCCCCGGCGACCGGAGCATCCGCTTCAGCGCCGATTCCTGGAACGAATTTTCCTATGAAGAGCAGCAACGCATCCTCATGGAATACCGCCTCGGTTACCTCGCCTACGCGGAAGTGAACTGGTGCCCCGCCCTCGGCACTGTGCTGGCCAATGACGAAGTGATCAACGGCGTCAGCGAACGCGGCGGCCACCCCGTCATCAAAAAGAAAATGCGCCAGTGGTTCCTGCGTATTACCGAGTATGCGGACCGCCTGTTGCAGGGGCTGGAGAAAGTACAGTTCAGCGAGGCCATGAAAGACATGCAACGCAACTGGATCGGGAAAAGCCAGGGCGCCGAGATCAAATTCAACATCGCCGGCTCCATGGAGAGCATCGTGGTGTACACCACCCGGCCTGATACCATCTTTGGCGTTGACTTTATGGTGCTGGCCCCGGAACATGAACTGGTAGACGGCATCACTACAAATGAGCAAAGCGATGCGGTCACCGCATATAAAGAATACGTGCAAAGCCGCTCCGAGCGGGAACGTATGGCTGAAGTGAAACAGATCACCGGCTGCTTTACCGGCGCTTATGCCGTGAATCCCTTCGATGGGCGCAAGATCCCCGTATGGATATCTGAATATGTACTGGCCGGTTACGGCACGGGAGCCATCATGGCCGTGCCCTGCGGCGACCAGCGGGATTTCAGTTTCGCCAATCATTTCTCCATTCCCATTACCAATATCCTCGGTGAAGCCTTCAATGGCTCGGAGGCCAATCCCACCAAGGAAGGCAAACTGTTCAACAGCGATTTCATCACCGGTATGGAGATGAAAGATGCATCCGAAGCGGTGTTATCCAGGATCGAAGGCCTGGGCATCGGCAAAAGGCAGATCAATTACCGTATGCGCGATGCCGGTTTCAGCCGCCAGCGCTACTGGGGTGAGCCTTTCCCGATCCTCTACCGGAACGGTGTGCCGGAGGCCATGAAGGAATCAGATCTTCCCCTGGAACTCCCCCACGTTGAACATTACCAACAGGGCGAGGACGGAGAAGGCCCTCTCGCCAATATCACGGACTGGGTGAACCTGCCTGCGGAAAACGGCACCTCCCTGCGCCGGGAAACCAATACCATGCCCGGTTATGCCGGCAGCAGCTGGTATTTCCTCCGGTATATGGACCCGCATAACGGCAAAACCTTCTGCGACCGCAGCATATCCGATTACTGGGGGCAGGTAGACCTCTACATCGGCGGTACCGAACATGCCGTAGGGCATCTGCTCTATTCCCGTATGTGGACGAAAGTGCTGTTCGACCTCGGATACATCGGTTTTGACGAGCCTTACAAAAAACTGGTCAACCAGGGCATGATCACCGGCAGCTCCCGCCTCGTGTACCGCGTACGCGGCACCAGCCAGTTCGTGTCCGCCGGCCTCCGTGACCAATATGAAACGGACGAGCTGCATGTAGATGTGAACATCGTAGACGGCCTGGAACTCGATACCGAAGCCTTCAAAAAATGGCGCACCGATTTTGCCAACGCACAGTTTATCCTCGAAGATGGCAAATACATCTGCGGAACACTGGTGGAAAAAATGAGCAAACGCCTTTTCAATACCGTGAACCCGGATGTGCTGGTAGAGAAGTACGGCGCGGATACCTTCCGGATGTATGAAATGTTCCTCGGCCCGGTAGAGCAAAGCAAACCCTGGGAAACCAAAGGCATTGAAGGCGTTCACCGCTTCCTGAAAAAGCTCTGGCGCCTCTTCATGGACGAACAGAAAGGGCTGATCGTCACCACAGAAGCCCCTTCTCCGGACGAACTGAAAGCCCTCCATAAAGCCATCCGCAAGATAGATGACGACAGCGAAAGGCTCTCTTTCAATACCGCTGTGAGCGGCTTTATGGTCTGCGTAAATGAACTGACAGACCTCAAATGCCATAAAAAAGCCATCCTGGAGCAGCTCCTTGTGCTGCTGACGCCCTTTGCCCCGCATGTCAGCGAAGAGCTTTGGGAAACCATCGGCAACAAAGGTTCCATCCTCGATGCCGCGTTCCCTGTATTTGAAGAGAAATACGTGACTGAAAGCACCAAGGAATACCCCGTGTCCGTAAACGGCAAACTCCGCACAACGATCAATATCTCCCTGGACGCGTCCGCTGAAGAGGCGGAAAAGATCGCACTGTCCAACGAAGTGATCCGGAAGTGGCTGGATGGGAAAGCGCCGAAGAAAGTGATCTTTGTGAAAGGGAAAATGATCAATGTAGTGATCTAG
- a CDS encoding ABC transporter permease has protein sequence MAQSGKSSAKKSKPSYVYSIIGITLVLLLLGVLGLFMINAKNLSDYFKESIELQVILRDNVKEEQAVLLKDSLAVKPYVKSIEYVTKDMAAEKFKAQNPNENFAVLGFNPLYSSIDIRLYASYVHADSLKAIENDIANRSAVRELFYQRTLVSEVLDKAKQIGLVMLVISGLMAVVVLFLIDNTIRLAMFSNRFLIKTMQMVGATRGFIARPFDVRSIINGAISAVIAIIGLIFLIYFAESTLPGLRGMRDYFMIGLLFIGLIVIGISISLVSTHRSVMKYLKLKLDDLY, from the coding sequence ATGGCTCAATCAGGGAAATCGTCAGCTAAGAAATCGAAGCCTTCGTATGTATATTCTATCATCGGTATTACCCTTGTGTTGCTGCTGCTCGGGGTGCTTGGCCTTTTTATGATCAATGCCAAGAACCTGAGCGACTATTTCAAGGAAAGCATTGAGTTGCAGGTGATACTGCGGGATAATGTGAAGGAGGAACAAGCCGTATTGCTGAAGGACTCACTGGCGGTAAAACCGTACGTGAAGAGCATTGAATATGTGACCAAGGATATGGCCGCCGAAAAGTTCAAAGCCCAGAACCCGAACGAGAATTTCGCTGTACTGGGGTTCAATCCCCTGTATTCCAGCATTGATATACGGCTGTATGCCTCTTATGTGCATGCGGACAGCCTGAAGGCGATAGAGAATGATATTGCCAACCGCAGTGCCGTAAGGGAGCTGTTCTATCAGCGTACCCTGGTGAGCGAAGTGCTGGATAAAGCGAAGCAGATAGGGCTGGTGATGCTGGTGATCAGCGGTCTGATGGCCGTTGTGGTGCTGTTCCTGATCGACAATACCATCAGGCTGGCCATGTTCAGCAACCGCTTCCTGATAAAAACGATGCAGATGGTAGGCGCCACCCGGGGCTTCATTGCCCGGCCGTTTGACGTCCGCAGCATCATCAATGGCGCCATAAGCGCCGTAATTGCCATAATAGGGCTGATATTCCTTATTTATTTCGCGGAATCCACCCTGCCCGGCCTGCGGGGGATGCGGGACTATTTCATGATCGGGCTGTTGTTCATCGGGCTGATCGTGATCGGTATCAGCATTTCCCTGGTGAGCACGCACCGTTCCGTGATGAAGTACCTGAAACTGAAGCTGGACGATCTGTATTGA
- a CDS encoding DUF3098 domain-containing protein produces MSKEVKQTQQERGLFDKTSYQLIIAGVVVIVIGFLLMMGGGGDDAARFDAKEVYSFRRITLAPIVIMLGLLLEVYAIMRRPKQ; encoded by the coding sequence ATGTCAAAAGAAGTTAAACAAACACAACAAGAACGCGGGCTTTTCGATAAGACCAGCTACCAGCTTATTATCGCCGGTGTGGTGGTTATCGTGATAGGGTTTCTGCTGATGATGGGCGGTGGCGGAGATGATGCCGCCCGTTTCGATGCGAAGGAAGTGTACAGCTTCCGCCGGATCACCCTGGCGCCCATTGTGATCATGCTGGGCCTGCTCCTGGAAGTATATGCCATAATGCGCCGGCCGAAGCAGTAG
- a CDS encoding undecaprenyl-diphosphate phosphatase, translating into MSIVEAIIIAIVEGLTEFLPVSSTGHMIIVSSLMGINEDEFTKMFEVCIQLGAILAVVVLYWKKFFNFSKPAFYIKLFLGVLPALILGYLFAEQIDSLLEKPEVVGLMLFLGGIVLLFVDKWFKNPVIDSEEKMNYFQAIRIGFYQCLAMIPGVSRSAASIIGGMQQKLTRNAAAEFSFFLAVPTMAAVTGYKLLKSHELVTGSMENLKLLLIGNAVAFVVAMIAIKFFIDTLKKFGFRVWGYYRIVVGAIILGAYFMGYELEM; encoded by the coding sequence ATGAGCATTGTAGAAGCCATTATCATAGCCATTGTAGAAGGGTTAACAGAATTTCTGCCGGTATCGTCCACCGGCCATATGATCATCGTCAGCAGTCTGATGGGGATCAATGAGGACGAGTTCACCAAAATGTTCGAGGTCTGCATTCAGCTCGGGGCCATCCTGGCTGTGGTGGTGCTGTACTGGAAGAAGTTCTTCAACTTCAGCAAGCCCGCTTTTTATATCAAGTTGTTCCTCGGCGTACTGCCGGCGTTGATCCTGGGTTACCTGTTCGCGGAGCAGATCGATTCGCTGCTGGAGAAACCGGAAGTAGTGGGATTGATGCTTTTCCTCGGGGGGATCGTGCTGTTGTTCGTAGATAAGTGGTTCAAAAACCCGGTAATTGATTCGGAAGAAAAAATGAACTATTTCCAGGCGATCCGGATCGGCTTTTACCAATGCCTCGCCATGATCCCGGGAGTGAGCCGCAGCGCTGCCTCCATTATCGGGGGGATGCAGCAGAAGCTGACGCGCAATGCGGCGGCGGAATTTTCCTTTTTCCTGGCAGTGCCTACCATGGCGGCGGTTACAGGGTACAAGCTGCTGAAGAGCCATGAACTGGTGACCGGTTCCATGGAAAACCTGAAACTCCTCCTGATCGGGAATGCGGTAGCCTTTGTGGTGGCCATGATCGCGATCAAATTCTTTATAGATACCTTGAAGAAATTCGGTTTCCGCGTGTGGGGATATTACCGTATCGTAGTGGGCGCAATTATTCTTGGCGCTTACTTTATGGGCTACGAACTGGAAATGTAA
- a CDS encoding alanine dehydrogenase, with the protein MEPRQKTVVSAGFTYSPLEETLDIPQKNSRLFIGIPKETSFQESRIALTPDAVSILSNNGHHIVVEHKAGDGSHFYDTDYSEAGAEIVYDKKDVFKADIIVKSAPLNDEEIELLHPHQIVISPIHLSVLKAVQLQKMMDKRITLLSFENLKDDAGTYPIVRAMSEIAGGAVMLIAGQYLSNSNRGKGILLGGVTGIPPTKVVIIGAGIVGEFAARTALAFGSSVKIFDNNIYKLKRLQNNIGVRVFTSVIQPRVLAEQLSNADVAVGALSSQSGRTPIVVSESMVSNMKAGSVIVDVSIDRGGCFETSEITTHENPVFKKYDVIHYCVPNIPSGFAGTASQAISNVLTPLLLEAADDGGFENLVWIKRGVRNGIYLYKGALTNYHLSEKFKLKYTDLELLLAVKG; encoded by the coding sequence ATGGAGCCAAGGCAAAAAACTGTTGTGAGCGCCGGATTTACTTATTCACCGCTGGAAGAAACACTGGATATTCCGCAAAAAAACTCCCGACTGTTCATCGGTATCCCGAAAGAAACATCTTTTCAGGAAAGCCGCATAGCATTAACGCCGGATGCCGTGAGCATCCTCTCCAATAATGGTCATCATATAGTTGTGGAGCATAAAGCGGGAGATGGCTCTCACTTTTATGATACGGACTACTCCGAAGCCGGCGCCGAGATCGTGTATGACAAGAAAGACGTGTTCAAAGCGGATATCATCGTCAAATCCGCACCACTGAACGATGAAGAGATAGAGCTGTTGCACCCCCACCAGATCGTGATTTCACCCATCCATCTGTCTGTATTGAAAGCGGTACAGCTGCAAAAAATGATGGACAAGCGCATTACGCTGCTTTCCTTCGAGAACCTTAAAGATGACGCCGGTACTTACCCGATCGTACGCGCCATGAGCGAGATTGCCGGCGGAGCGGTGATGCTCATTGCCGGGCAATACCTCAGCAACAGCAACCGCGGCAAAGGCATCCTGCTGGGCGGCGTTACCGGCATCCCGCCAACGAAGGTGGTGATCATCGGCGCGGGAATTGTTGGCGAATTTGCCGCGCGCACGGCACTGGCCTTCGGTTCCTCGGTAAAGATTTTCGACAATAACATCTATAAGCTGAAAAGGCTGCAGAACAATATCGGTGTAAGGGTATTCACCTCCGTGATCCAGCCCCGTGTGCTGGCGGAACAGCTGAGCAATGCAGATGTGGCGGTGGGGGCTTTGTCTTCCCAGAGCGGGCGTACCCCCATTGTGGTCTCCGAATCCATGGTCAGCAATATGAAAGCAGGATCTGTGATCGTAGACGTGAGCATAGACCGTGGCGGATGTTTTGAAACCTCGGAGATCACCACCCACGAAAACCCCGTGTTCAAGAAATATGATGTGATCCACTACTGTGTGCCGAATATCCCTTCCGGCTTCGCCGGTACCGCTTCACAGGCCATCAGCAACGTACTGACGCCACTGCTGCTGGAAGCGGCGGATGATGGCGGCTTCGAGAACCTGGTCTGGATAAAGAGAGGGGTCCGCAACGGCATTTACCTCTACAAAGGCGCGTTGACCAATTATCACCTGAGCGAAAAATTCAAGCTGAAGTACACAGATCTGGAACTGCTGCTGGCCGTGAAAGGCTAG
- the tsaE gene encoding tRNA (adenosine(37)-N6)-threonylcarbamoyltransferase complex ATPase subunit type 1 TsaE yields MKLTFSYDELPEAARRFWETFPDKQVFALDGEMGAGKTTFVKALCAAQGVEDATASPTFSIINEYRFKNGGQQERIIYHLDLYRLRSLEEAAGAGVEDCLYHPDAICFVEWPEIIEPLLPADTVYVFLSVTPDQKRRIVAGSARPGDLTPSPQ; encoded by the coding sequence ATGAAGCTGACTTTTTCATATGACGAACTGCCCGAGGCAGCACGCCGTTTCTGGGAAACATTCCCGGACAAACAGGTGTTTGCGCTGGACGGGGAAATGGGCGCCGGGAAAACCACTTTCGTAAAAGCGCTCTGCGCCGCCCAGGGCGTGGAAGATGCTACAGCCAGCCCCACCTTTTCCATCATCAATGAATACCGCTTCAAGAACGGCGGGCAACAGGAGCGCATCATCTATCACCTCGACCTTTACCGGTTGCGCAGCCTGGAAGAAGCCGCCGGCGCCGGTGTGGAAGATTGCCTCTATCACCCCGATGCGATCTGTTTCGTGGAATGGCCGGAGATCATCGAACCGCTGCTGCCGGCCGATACGGTATATGTGTTCCTTTCCGTTACGCCGGACCAGAAGCGCAGGATCGTGGCGGGAAGCGCCCGACCCGGCGATCTTACGCCCTCGCCGCAATAA
- a CDS encoding cation-translocating P-type ATPase has product METINCKVKGMNCSSCALTISRYLEKKGMEDVVISVATEELQFNAPGGADTEDVLKGINHLGYQVILPDAAGSKTPFFNTLNFKFIFCLVFTAPLLLHMWVDWHWLHNPWIQLALTIPVYIVGMLHFGGSAFRSLRNGMANMDVLITLGATAAFAYSLTGTLQNLGEDYLFYETTAAILTLVFLGNLLEERSVKSTTTAIAELARMQHTRAKRIHANGEGQEHIDEIDNAELRVGDRVLVNTGDKVPMDGTIYWGNGHVNESMITGESAPVSKKEKDKVIGGTILEDGSLKLYITATGKDTVLSYIIDLVKQAQGNKPPMQKLADRISAIFVPLVLGIALVTFLGWYFLGGTSLDVALMRSIAVLVIACPCAMGLATPAAVMVGLGRAARNGILIKGANTLEAFRNIRQIVFDKTGTLTTGKLQLGQWQAIGMPEETFRSMVFSLEKYSSHPIARSVVTFWKGVPETPLQQVREHKGVGMAARDAEGNEWKLGSFIMAKAATPDDTHNIYLLKNGVLAGWLDFTDELRSDAKAVMAQLKESGIRTILLSGDMQRKCDQIAQELGMDEVFAEQSPEQKLQKIDALMAQAPVAMVGDGINDAPALAKASIGISLSDSTQVAMQSANVILLNNQLGSLPLALGLGRHTYLTIKQNLFWAFIYNVVAIPVAALGYLNPIIGALVMGLSDVVLAINSVRLRFKRVV; this is encoded by the coding sequence ATGGAAACGATCAATTGCAAAGTAAAAGGGATGAATTGTTCCAGCTGCGCGCTGACGATCTCCAGATATCTTGAGAAGAAAGGCATGGAAGATGTGGTGATCAGCGTGGCAACGGAGGAATTGCAATTCAATGCTCCCGGAGGGGCGGATACGGAAGATGTGCTCAAAGGCATCAACCATCTCGGCTACCAGGTGATCCTGCCGGATGCGGCGGGATCAAAAACGCCCTTTTTCAATACCCTGAACTTCAAATTCATTTTCTGCCTTGTATTTACCGCGCCGTTACTGCTGCATATGTGGGTGGACTGGCATTGGCTGCATAATCCCTGGATACAGCTGGCGCTTACCATTCCCGTGTACATTGTGGGGATGCTTCATTTCGGTGGCAGCGCCTTCCGTTCCCTCCGCAACGGCATGGCCAATATGGATGTGCTGATCACCCTGGGCGCAACGGCCGCCTTTGCCTACAGTCTCACCGGTACATTGCAAAACCTGGGAGAGGATTACCTCTTTTATGAAACCACTGCCGCCATCCTCACCCTGGTGTTCCTGGGGAACCTGCTGGAGGAAAGGTCCGTTAAATCCACCACTACCGCCATTGCGGAGCTGGCCAGAATGCAGCATACCCGTGCAAAGCGCATCCATGCCAACGGAGAGGGACAGGAGCATATCGATGAAATAGACAATGCGGAGCTTCGTGTTGGCGACCGGGTACTGGTGAACACCGGGGATAAGGTGCCGATGGACGGTACGATCTACTGGGGCAACGGGCATGTGAACGAATCGATGATCACGGGAGAAAGCGCCCCGGTATCAAAAAAGGAAAAAGACAAAGTGATCGGCGGCACCATCCTGGAAGACGGGTCGCTGAAGCTTTATATCACGGCCACCGGTAAAGACACGGTATTGTCCTATATCATCGATCTGGTAAAGCAGGCGCAGGGCAACAAGCCGCCGATGCAAAAGCTGGCGGACCGGATCAGCGCCATTTTTGTGCCGCTGGTGCTGGGCATTGCGCTGGTGACCTTCCTGGGATGGTATTTCCTTGGCGGCACTTCCCTGGACGTAGCCCTGATGCGCAGCATTGCAGTACTGGTGATCGCATGCCCCTGTGCGATGGGACTGGCCACACCGGCTGCGGTAATGGTAGGCCTGGGCCGCGCCGCGCGCAACGGCATCCTGATCAAAGGGGCCAACACACTGGAAGCCTTCCGGAACATCCGCCAGATCGTTTTTGATAAAACCGGCACACTCACCACCGGAAAGCTGCAACTGGGCCAATGGCAGGCCATCGGCATGCCGGAAGAAACTTTTAGATCCATGGTGTTCAGCCTTGAAAAATATTCCTCTCACCCCATCGCCCGTTCTGTTGTCACATTCTGGAAAGGCGTGCCGGAAACTCCTTTGCAGCAGGTGCGCGAACACAAAGGTGTGGGCATGGCGGCAAGGGATGCGGAAGGAAATGAATGGAAGCTGGGTTCTTTCATCATGGCAAAAGCGGCAACACCCGATGATACACACAATATTTACCTGCTGAAGAACGGGGTGCTTGCCGGGTGGCTGGACTTTACAGACGAATTGAGGTCCGATGCCAAAGCGGTGATGGCGCAGCTGAAAGAAAGCGGTATCCGCACCATTCTCCTGAGCGGGGACATGCAGCGGAAATGCGATCAGATTGCACAGGAGCTGGGGATGGACGAGGTGTTCGCAGAACAATCCCCGGAACAGAAACTGCAAAAGATCGATGCACTGATGGCACAGGCGCCGGTGGCAATGGTGGGCGATGGCATCAATGATGCCCCTGCGCTGGCGAAAGCAAGCATCGGCATATCCCTGAGCGACTCCACACAGGTAGCCATGCAAAGCGCTAATGTCATCCTGCTGAATAACCAGCTGGGTTCCCTGCCGCTGGCATTGGGCCTCGGCCGGCATACCTATCTCACCATCAAACAAAACCTGTTCTGGGCCTTTATTTACAATGTGGTGGCTATTCCCGTTGCTGCGCTGGGTTACCTCAACCCCATCATCGGGGCATTGGTCATGGGCCTGTCCGATGTGGTGCTGGCGATCAATTCGGTAAGACTAAGGTTCAAGCGGGTAGTGTGA
- a CDS encoding ATP-dependent DNA helicase RecQ: MSSPLSILKQFWGFDRFRPLQEDIVLAVAEGRDTLALLPTGGGKSICFQVPAMMNDGLCLVVTPLIALMKDQVENLNKRGLPAFAIYAGMQTRDVDKVLALAREGEIKFLYVSPERLQSKRFLWYCEVLPVKLIAVDEAHCISQWGYDFRPAYLQIAAIREHFPEATVLALTATATPKVKDDICERLQLKDPAVFVKSFARANLSYSVLEEEGKLAKIRQILERVPGSAVVYCRNRRQTKDIAGLLVAQGISASYYHAGLPSTERSARQEAWIKNEVRVMVCTNAFGMGIDKPDVRLVIHADVPDSIEAYYQEAGRAGRDEEKAYAVLLWHEHDLLEMQARIPLQFPSLEEIREVYQAVVNYLQAPVGSMEGVYYDFDINDFVKRFSINITLAFSALRILEQEGFLQLSESVFLPSRVEFVRDRDGLFEYEQINPDMEPLIKTLLRTYEGIFDNPVPVYEKQLARLMRIGEQDVIHDLQLLHRQAVIKYQPRKDEPQLSFLQERVSVPYLRIDMALLQQRQQAMEERIAAMAAYVRNKETCRTQQLVAYFGERDAAPCGVCDVCTKKQRGAMKLHEFGEVSKAVLEILKEKRSLESLMQQVNAEESRVLETLQFLIAEGCVQRDKDGMLQAV, translated from the coding sequence TTGTCTTCACCACTTTCCATACTAAAACAATTCTGGGGCTTTGACCGGTTCAGGCCGTTGCAGGAAGATATTGTGCTTGCCGTAGCGGAGGGCCGGGATACGCTGGCGCTGTTGCCTACAGGCGGCGGCAAATCCATTTGCTTCCAGGTGCCGGCCATGATGAACGATGGCCTTTGCCTGGTGGTCACCCCGCTGATCGCATTGATGAAAGACCAGGTGGAGAACCTGAACAAACGCGGCCTTCCGGCGTTTGCGATCTATGCCGGCATGCAAACGAGGGATGTGGACAAAGTGCTGGCGCTGGCCCGGGAAGGGGAAATAAAATTCCTGTATGTATCTCCGGAAAGGCTGCAAAGCAAACGCTTTCTCTGGTATTGCGAGGTGTTGCCGGTAAAGCTGATCGCGGTGGATGAAGCGCATTGCATCTCCCAGTGGGGATATGATTTCCGGCCGGCCTACCTGCAGATTGCGGCCATCCGTGAGCATTTTCCGGAAGCAACGGTGCTTGCGCTAACGGCCACGGCTACACCCAAAGTAAAAGATGATATCTGCGAACGGCTGCAGTTGAAAGATCCGGCAGTGTTCGTAAAAAGCTTCGCCCGCGCCAATTTATCGTACAGCGTACTGGAGGAGGAAGGTAAACTGGCGAAGATCCGCCAGATACTGGAACGGGTACCGGGCAGCGCGGTGGTGTATTGCCGCAACAGGCGCCAGACGAAGGATATTGCCGGCCTGCTGGTGGCACAGGGAATATCCGCCAGTTATTACCATGCCGGCCTGCCCTCCACAGAGCGGTCTGCCCGGCAGGAGGCCTGGATAAAGAACGAAGTGCGGGTGATGGTTTGTACCAATGCCTTCGGGATGGGTATCGATAAACCGGATGTGCGGCTGGTGATCCATGCGGATGTGCCGGACAGCATAGAAGCTTATTACCAGGAAGCCGGCCGGGCCGGTCGTGATGAAGAAAAAGCCTATGCCGTACTGCTCTGGCATGAGCACGACCTGCTGGAAATGCAGGCGCGCATCCCCCTGCAATTCCCTTCTCTCGAAGAGATCCGCGAGGTGTACCAGGCGGTGGTGAACTACCTGCAGGCGCCGGTAGGGAGCATGGAAGGCGTGTATTACGATTTTGATATCAACGATTTTGTCAAACGGTTTTCCATCAATATTACACTGGCATTCAGTGCGCTTCGCATCCTGGAGCAGGAAGGGTTCCTGCAGCTGAGCGAAAGTGTGTTTTTACCTTCGCGGGTGGAATTTGTGCGGGACAGGGATGGGTTGTTCGAATATGAGCAGATCAATCCGGATATGGAACCGCTTATCAAAACACTGCTCCGCACCTATGAAGGCATCTTCGATAATCCTGTTCCTGTTTACGAGAAACAGCTGGCGCGCCTGATGCGGATCGGGGAGCAGGATGTGATACATGATCTGCAACTGCTGCACCGGCAGGCCGTGATAAAATACCAGCCCCGCAAAGATGAGCCGCAGCTGAGCTTCCTGCAGGAACGGGTTTCCGTTCCTTATTTGCGGATAGATATGGCGTTGTTGCAGCAAAGACAGCAAGCGATGGAAGAGCGTATTGCGGCTATGGCCGCTTATGTGCGTAACAAAGAGACCTGCCGCACGCAACAGCTGGTCGCTTATTTCGGGGAGCGGGATGCTGCGCCTTGCGGTGTTTGCGATGTATGTACAAAAAAGCAGCGCGGAGCCATGAAGCTGCATGAGTTTGGCGAGGTATCGAAAGCCGTGCTGGAAATCCTGAAGGAAAAGCGCTCGCTGGAAAGCCTTATGCAGCAGGTAAATGCGGAGGAAAGCAGGGTACTGGAAACCCTGCAGTTCCTGATCGCGGAAGGTTGTGTGCAGCGGGACAAAGATGGTATGCTGCAGGCGGTGTAG